One Solanum lycopersicum chromosome 2, SLM_r2.1 genomic region harbors:
- the LOC101246304 gene encoding uncharacterized protein: MCNSKTKLQSSAQTLSQINGRPVLQPHSNIVPLYERRNSLKKTTHTAAPVTANGSTKVKMSSSTTPPVSPKMKSPRLPAIKRGNNIDPNGLSSSAEKIVTPKGTANKAPILLKKPKKSSGGLASPSSVENSSLKYSSSLIVEAPGSIAAARREQVAIAQVQRKMKIAHYGRTKSAKYEGKVSSLDPSFASAVIPNPREDKRCSFITPNSDPLYIAYHDEEWGVPVHDDNLLFELLVLTGAQVGSDWTSVLKKRQEFRDAFSGFDPEIVSKYNEKKITSTSVEYGIELSQIRGAVDNSTRILEIKKTFGSFDKYLWGFVNNKPIATQYKACNKIPVKTSKSETISKDMVKRGFRYVGPTVIHSFMQAAGLTNDHLIACPRHLPCVALATQPAPPAL; encoded by the exons atGTGTAATTCCAAAACTAAACTGCAGAGCAGCGCACAAACTCTCTCACAAATTAATGGCCGCCCTGTTCTTCAACCACATAGCAATATAGTTCCTCTTTACGAACGCCGCAACTCGCTTAAAAAGACAACACACACTGCTGCACCTGTTACTGCAAATGGAAGTACTAAAGTCAAGATGAGTTCATCAACAACTCCACCGGTCTCACCTAAAATGAAGTCGCCAAGACTACCAGCTATTAAGAGAGGGAATAACATTGATCCTAATGGCTTGAGTTCAAGTGCTGAGAAAATTGTGACACCCAAAGGGACTGCTAATAAAGCCCCAATTCTGTTAAAGAAGCCCAAGAAAAGCAGCGGGGGCTTAGCCTCACCCTCTTCTGTGGAGAATTCTTCATTGAAATATTCTTCTTCCTTGATAGTCGAGGCTCCGGGAAGTATAGCAGCAGCAAGAAGGGAACAAGTAGCAATTGCACAAGTGCAGAGGAAAATGAAAATTGCGCATTATGGAAGAACAAAATCAGCCAAGTATGAAGGAAAAGTATCTTCTCTTGACCCTTCCTTCGCCTCAGCAGTTATCCCTAATCCTAGAGAGGACAAAAGATGCAGCTTTATCACACCTAATTCAG ACCCACTCTATATTGCATACCATGATGAAGAATGGGGAGTTCCAGTACATGATGATAA TCTGCTTTTTGAATTGCTGGTATTAACTGGTGCACAAGTTGGATCAGACTGGACTTCAGTTTTAAAGAAAAGGCAAGAATTCAG GGATGCCTTTTCAGGATTTGATCCAGAAATTGTCTCGAAGTACAATGAAAAGAAGATAACTTCAACAAGTGTCGAATATGGTATAGAGCTTAGCCAAATCCGAGGAGCTGTCGACAACTCTACCAGAATTTTAGag ATTAAGAAGACATTTGGTTCGTTCGACAAGTATCTGTGGGGATTCGTGAACAACAAGCCCATTGCAACACAATACAAGGCATGCAACAAAATCCCAGTGAAGACTTCAAAATCAGAAACCATAAGTAAAGACATGGTCAAAAGAGGGTTCCGCTATGTCGGCCCCACCGTTATACACTCGTTCATGCAGGCAGCCGGACTCACCAACGACCACCTGATCGCCTGTCCACGACATCTCCCGTGTGTGGCATTGGCAACTCAACCTGCACCCCCTGCCCTATAA